The proteins below come from a single Salinivibrio kushneri genomic window:
- the rplQ gene encoding 50S ribosomal protein L17, producing MRHRKSGRQLNRNSSHRKAMFSNMASSLVTHEVIKTTLPKAKELRRVIEPLITLAKNDSVANRRVAFARTRNDEVVAKLFNELGPRFASRAGGYTRILKCGVRSGDKAPMAYIELVDRPEQDAEQAAE from the coding sequence ATGCGCCATCGTAAGAGTGGTCGTCAACTCAATCGCAACAGCAGCCATCGTAAAGCGATGTTCAGCAACATGGCTAGCTCGCTGGTAACTCACGAAGTTATCAAAACAACTTTGCCAAAGGCAAAAGAGCTGCGTCGCGTTATTGAACCGTTGATTACCTTAGCTAAAAACGACAGTGTTGCTAACCGTCGTGTAGCATTCGCTCGTACTCGTAACGACGAAGTCGTAGCGAAACTGTTTAATGAACTCGGCCCACGTTTTGCTTCACGTGCCGGCGGTTACACTCGCATTCTGAAATGCGGTGTTCGCTCTGGTGATAAAGCCCCAATGGCTTACATCGAGCTTGTTGATCGCCCAGAACAAGACGCTGAGCAAGCTGCAGAATAA
- the metA gene encoding homoserine O-acetyltransferase MetA, with protein sequence MPIKIPDQLPATNILRRENIFVMTETRAVSQNIRPLKVLLLNLMPKKIETETQFMRLLSNSPLQVDVELLRIDNRPSKNTPTEHLDTFYRQFETVRTRNFDGLIVTGAPLGLVQFEDVIYWEHLQDVMNWAHKHVTSTLYICWAAQAGLKLLYDLPKKTRKEKLSGVYRHHINADLCKHPLLRGFDDSFLAPHSRYADFSPNYLAEHTDLDILATSHEAGTYLAATKNKRNVFVTGHPEYDSHTLHHEYHRDLEEGMEPAVPLNYYPDDDPSQPPYVSWRSHGHLLFANWLNYCVYQQTPFDLDAFSASNFTLDE encoded by the coding sequence ATGCCGATTAAAATCCCGGATCAACTCCCCGCGACCAATATTCTGCGGCGTGAAAATATCTTTGTGATGACAGAAACCCGTGCGGTGAGTCAAAACATCCGCCCGCTGAAGGTACTGCTGCTCAACCTGATGCCAAAAAAAATTGAGACAGAAACGCAATTTATGCGTCTACTCTCTAACAGTCCTTTGCAAGTGGATGTTGAGCTTCTACGGATAGATAACCGACCAAGCAAGAACACACCGACCGAGCATCTTGATACCTTCTATCGCCAATTTGAGACGGTACGAACACGTAACTTTGATGGTTTGATCGTAACCGGGGCACCGTTAGGACTGGTACAGTTTGAGGACGTGATATATTGGGAACACCTTCAAGATGTGATGAATTGGGCGCATAAGCACGTCACCTCAACCTTATATATTTGTTGGGCCGCGCAAGCAGGGTTAAAGCTGCTGTATGATTTACCCAAGAAAACCCGCAAAGAGAAGCTATCCGGGGTTTACCGTCACCACATTAATGCTGACTTATGCAAACATCCGCTATTACGCGGCTTTGATGATAGTTTCTTAGCCCCCCACTCGCGCTATGCGGATTTTTCTCCTAACTACCTTGCAGAGCATACCGATCTCGATATCTTAGCCACGTCCCATGAGGCGGGTACCTATCTGGCGGCGACGAAAAATAAGCGCAATGTGTTTGTCACCGGTCACCCAGAGTATGACTCTCATACCTTGCACCATGAATATCATCGGGATTTAGAAGAAGGGATGGAGCCAGCGGTCCCCCTTAACTATTACCCGGATGATGACCCCTCGCAGCCGCCGTATGTCAGTTGGCGTAGCCATGGCCATTTATTGTTTGCCAACTGGCTAAACTATTGTGTCTACCAGCAAACGCCCTTTGACTTGGATGCGTTCTCAGCGTCTAACTTTACCCTTGATGAATAA
- a CDS encoding cation:proton antiporter: MSTYAILSFMAAAAIFIAFINSKISRVQTTIAITASSLLLSLLIVIAGQYQAIPLKAMAEQILTDVHFDTFLLKGVLGFLLFAGGIGVKLPSFSDQKWEITTLVIGGLLISVLLIGTGIWGVFQLIGIPFDYLYCLLFGALISPTDPIAVLAIVKKLQAPMRITTQIEGESLFNDGVGIVIFVTLFTLAFGDNNPTVGGTIALFLQEAVGGILYGLVLGYLFHRLICATNDHSMELLLTLAIPSAGYVLADMLHVSGPLAMVVSGIMIGNWTRFIGFSKESEDHLDHFWELVDEFLNSLLFLLIGVSLLQISFHKEDWIIMAAVIPIVLLARFISVKMCYLGFNRFRTYNPWAVRILSWGGLRGGLALAMAMAVPSGIMVVPEKNIDVRELILIMTYAVVVFSILVQGSTMTGMVDKANTAQDEMDKHQT; encoded by the coding sequence ATGTCAACCTACGCAATCCTCAGCTTTATGGCTGCTGCAGCCATCTTTATCGCTTTTATTAATAGTAAAATCAGTCGAGTACAAACCACTATCGCCATCACCGCCAGCTCGCTCCTGCTGTCTCTGCTGATAGTGATCGCCGGTCAATACCAAGCCATTCCACTAAAAGCCATGGCCGAGCAAATACTAACAGATGTCCACTTTGATACTTTTTTACTAAAAGGCGTCCTTGGCTTTTTGCTTTTCGCGGGGGGAATTGGCGTCAAGCTTCCCTCTTTCTCCGACCAAAAGTGGGAGATCACAACCCTGGTGATCGGCGGGCTATTGATCTCTGTGTTGTTAATCGGCACCGGCATCTGGGGCGTGTTTCAACTGATTGGCATCCCCTTTGATTATCTCTACTGCCTGCTATTTGGCGCGCTGATCTCGCCGACCGATCCCATTGCTGTTCTCGCCATTGTGAAAAAACTGCAAGCACCGATGCGGATCACTACACAAATAGAGGGAGAATCGCTATTTAATGATGGCGTGGGTATCGTGATCTTTGTGACTCTTTTTACCCTGGCCTTTGGCGACAACAACCCGACGGTGGGCGGTACCATTGCCTTGTTTTTACAAGAAGCCGTTGGCGGGATTTTATATGGCCTGGTGCTTGGCTATCTTTTCCATCGCTTGATTTGTGCCACCAACGACCACTCGATGGAATTGCTATTAACGCTGGCCATACCCAGCGCTGGCTATGTGCTGGCCGATATGCTGCATGTCTCTGGCCCGCTGGCAATGGTCGTCTCCGGGATCATGATTGGCAACTGGACCCGCTTTATTGGTTTTTCCAAAGAAAGTGAAGATCACCTCGACCACTTCTGGGAGTTGGTCGATGAATTCCTTAACAGCCTACTCTTTCTCCTCATCGGGGTGAGTTTGTTGCAAATCAGCTTCCACAAAGAAGACTGGATCATTATGGCGGCCGTGATTCCTATTGTACTTCTGGCTCGTTTTATTAGCGTGAAAATGTGCTACCTCGGTTTTAACCGTTTTCGCACTTATAACCCTTGGGCCGTGCGTATATTAAGCTGGGGAGGATTACGCGGTGGCCTAGCACTGGCGATGGCGATGGCTGTCCCTTCTGGCATCATGGTGGTGCCAGAAAAAAATATTGATGTGCGCGAGCTCATCCTCATCATGACCTACGCGGTGGTGGTGTTTTCCATTTTAGTGCAAGGCTCAACCATGACAGGCATGGTTGATAAAGCAAATACGGCACAAGACGAAATGGATAAACATCAAACCTAA
- the metH gene encoding methionine synthase, which yields MDRLTQQLRERILVIDGGMGTMIQGLGLNEADYRGARFKDWHCDVKGNNDLLVLTQPDKIAALHSDYLAAGADIIETNTFNATQIAMADYDMQALSAEINLVAARLAREVADAWTAKTPDKPRFVAGVLGPTNRTCSISPDVNDPGFRNVSFDQLVDVYAESTEALIEGGADIIMLETIFDTLNAKACAFAVEKVFDARGFRLPIMISGTITDASGRTLSGQTTAAFYHSLRHVEPLSFGLNCALGPAELRQYVKELSDICEGFVSVHPNAGLPNAFGEYDLSPEEMATHIDEWAASGFINLVGGCCGTTPEHIQAISEAVTQHAPRSLPDHSVASRLSGLEPLTIDADSLFVNVGERTNVTGSARFKRLIVEEQYDEALEVALQQVENGAQIIDINMDEGMLDAEKAMVRFLNLCAAEPDIARVPVMIDSSKWEVIEAGLKCIQGKGIVNSISLKEGEEAFLHQARLVRRYGAAVIVMAFDEQGQADTQARKVEICTRAYHLLVDHVGFPPEDIIFDPNIFAVATGIDEHNNYAVDFINAVADIKQTLPHAMISGGVSNVSFSFRGNNPVREAIHAVFLYHCIKNGMDMGIVNAGQLAIYDDLPESLRLAVEDVVLNKDDGATERLLEIADSYRDSGENEVTETAEWRSWPVEKRLEHALVKGITEFIVEDTELARAAASKPLEVIEGPLMAGMNVVGDLFGEGKMFLPQVVKSARVMKQAVAYLEPYINAEKQQGQTNGKILLATVKGDVHDIGKNIVGVVLQCNNFEIIDLGVMVPTDKILSVAREENVDIIGLSGLITPSLDEMVNVAKEMERQGFDIPLLIGGATTSKAHTAVKIEQHYHAPVVYVPNASRAVGVCSSLLSETQRPDFVARLAKDYAAVREQHQRKTPRTAPVTLEQARDNKWQTDWANYAPPQPLKPGVQVYDDVSIATLRQYIDWTPFFMTWSLSGKFPAILDHELVGEEARRLYQDANAWLDRFEAEGLVAAKGVCGLFPANSVDDDIEVYTDSSRQAVSTILNHLRQQTKKPRGANYCLSDFIAPKSSGQPDWIGAFAVTGGIGEYALAEEYKAKGDDYNAIMIQAVADRLAEAFAEYLHQQIRITLWGYAPDETLDNDALIREQYQGIRPAPGYAACPEHSEKGKIWQLLSVEAHTGMTLTESYAMWPGASVSGWYFSHPESRYFAVAKIQNDQRDSYAERKGWSSEEAEKWLGPNLNG from the coding sequence ATGGACCGACTGACACAGCAACTGCGCGAACGTATTTTGGTAATCGATGGTGGCATGGGCACCATGATTCAGGGACTAGGGCTCAATGAGGCCGACTATCGTGGCGCACGTTTTAAAGATTGGCACTGTGATGTAAAGGGTAACAATGACCTTTTGGTGCTGACTCAGCCCGATAAAATCGCTGCGTTACATAGTGATTATCTGGCTGCGGGCGCGGATATTATTGAAACCAATACCTTTAACGCCACCCAAATCGCGATGGCCGATTACGACATGCAGGCGCTGAGTGCGGAAATCAACTTAGTGGCCGCTCGGCTTGCGCGTGAGGTTGCTGATGCGTGGACGGCGAAAACGCCGGACAAACCCCGCTTTGTCGCGGGTGTGTTAGGGCCCACTAACCGAACGTGTTCGATCTCACCGGACGTGAATGACCCAGGCTTTCGCAATGTCAGCTTTGACCAGTTAGTCGACGTGTATGCCGAGTCCACTGAAGCGCTCATTGAGGGCGGTGCTGATATCATCATGTTGGAGACCATCTTTGATACTTTGAATGCCAAAGCCTGTGCGTTTGCGGTTGAGAAGGTCTTTGATGCCCGCGGTTTTCGCCTACCCATTATGATCTCCGGCACCATCACTGATGCGTCAGGACGCACCTTATCAGGGCAAACCACCGCCGCTTTTTATCACTCGTTGCGTCATGTTGAGCCACTGTCTTTTGGCTTGAACTGTGCGCTCGGGCCGGCTGAACTGCGCCAGTACGTCAAAGAGCTGAGCGACATTTGCGAGGGCTTTGTCTCTGTCCACCCTAACGCGGGGTTACCCAACGCCTTTGGCGAATATGACCTCTCTCCTGAAGAGATGGCGACACACATTGATGAGTGGGCGGCATCTGGCTTTATCAACTTGGTCGGTGGCTGTTGTGGCACTACGCCTGAACATATTCAAGCGATTAGCGAAGCGGTGACGCAACATGCGCCTCGCTCTCTTCCTGATCACTCTGTGGCAAGTCGCTTGTCTGGGTTAGAGCCACTGACGATTGATGCCGATAGCTTGTTCGTTAATGTGGGTGAGCGCACCAATGTGACCGGCTCAGCACGCTTTAAACGCTTAATCGTTGAAGAGCAATATGACGAAGCGCTTGAAGTGGCATTACAGCAAGTGGAAAACGGCGCCCAAATCATCGATATCAATATGGATGAGGGTATGTTGGATGCCGAAAAGGCCATGGTGCGATTTCTCAATCTTTGCGCGGCCGAGCCGGATATCGCCCGTGTGCCTGTGATGATTGACTCCTCCAAATGGGAGGTGATTGAAGCCGGCCTTAAGTGCATTCAAGGGAAAGGCATCGTCAACTCTATTTCGCTCAAAGAAGGAGAAGAAGCCTTTCTTCACCAAGCACGTTTAGTCCGTCGCTATGGTGCAGCGGTGATTGTGATGGCGTTTGATGAGCAGGGCCAGGCCGATACCCAAGCGCGGAAAGTGGAAATCTGTACGCGCGCCTATCATCTTTTGGTCGATCACGTCGGTTTTCCGCCGGAAGACATTATTTTCGACCCTAATATTTTTGCGGTTGCCACCGGCATTGATGAGCACAATAACTACGCGGTCGACTTTATCAACGCCGTGGCTGATATCAAGCAAACTTTACCGCATGCCATGATCTCGGGCGGCGTCTCAAATGTGTCGTTTTCGTTTCGAGGAAACAACCCAGTCCGTGAGGCCATTCATGCAGTGTTTTTGTATCACTGCATTAAAAATGGCATGGACATGGGGATTGTCAACGCCGGTCAGTTAGCCATCTATGATGATTTGCCTGAATCGCTGCGCTTGGCAGTAGAAGATGTGGTGCTCAACAAAGATGATGGCGCCACGGAGCGTTTATTAGAGATCGCCGACAGCTATCGCGATAGCGGAGAGAACGAGGTCACGGAAACCGCGGAGTGGCGCAGCTGGCCAGTGGAAAAGCGGCTGGAACATGCATTGGTTAAAGGCATTACAGAATTTATTGTTGAAGATACCGAGCTGGCCCGCGCGGCGGCGAGTAAACCCCTGGAAGTCATTGAAGGCCCGTTGATGGCAGGCATGAACGTGGTCGGGGACTTGTTTGGTGAAGGCAAGATGTTCCTGCCACAAGTGGTGAAGTCGGCACGGGTGATGAAGCAGGCGGTGGCCTACCTTGAGCCTTACATCAACGCTGAAAAGCAGCAAGGGCAGACCAATGGCAAGATCTTACTCGCCACGGTCAAAGGGGATGTGCATGACATTGGCAAAAACATTGTTGGCGTGGTGCTGCAGTGCAATAACTTTGAGATTATTGATCTCGGTGTGATGGTGCCGACCGATAAAATCCTGTCGGTGGCTCGAGAAGAAAACGTCGACATTATTGGTTTATCGGGTCTGATCACCCCATCGTTAGATGAGATGGTGAACGTGGCGAAAGAGATGGAACGTCAAGGGTTTGATATTCCTCTGCTGATTGGCGGTGCGACCACGTCCAAAGCCCATACCGCAGTGAAAATTGAGCAGCATTACCATGCGCCTGTGGTCTATGTGCCCAACGCGTCGCGTGCGGTTGGGGTATGCTCATCGTTATTATCCGAGACGCAGCGACCCGATTTTGTGGCGCGTTTAGCCAAAGACTATGCGGCGGTGCGCGAGCAACATCAACGCAAAACGCCTCGAACTGCCCCCGTCACCCTTGAACAGGCGCGCGACAATAAGTGGCAAACGGACTGGGCAAATTATGCGCCTCCGCAGCCATTGAAGCCGGGCGTCCAAGTTTACGATGATGTTTCGATAGCGACCTTACGTCAGTATATCGACTGGACACCCTTCTTTATGACGTGGTCACTCAGTGGCAAATTCCCCGCGATTTTGGATCACGAACTGGTGGGGGAAGAAGCCCGTCGCTTGTATCAAGACGCCAATGCTTGGCTCGATCGCTTCGAGGCGGAAGGATTAGTGGCGGCAAAAGGGGTGTGTGGCCTCTTTCCTGCCAACAGCGTGGATGATGACATTGAAGTGTATACCGACTCGTCACGGCAAGCGGTGAGCACGATATTGAATCACTTGCGCCAGCAAACGAAAAAGCCACGTGGTGCCAACTATTGCTTGTCGGACTTTATTGCGCCAAAAAGCAGTGGCCAGCCGGATTGGATTGGCGCATTTGCAGTGACAGGCGGTATTGGCGAATATGCCTTGGCGGAAGAGTACAAAGCGAAAGGGGATGATTATAACGCGATCATGATCCAAGCGGTGGCGGATCGACTCGCAGAAGCCTTTGCAGAATACCTCCATCAGCAAATTCGGATCACATTGTGGGGCTATGCACCCGATGAGACGCTAGATAACGACGCCCTGATCCGTGAGCAATACCAAGGGATCCGACCAGCGCCGGGTTATGCCGCCTGTCCTGAACACAGTGAGAAAGGCAAAATTTGGCAATTGCTGTCGGTAGAAGCGCATACGGGGATGACGCTCACGGAAAGCTACGCGATGTGGCCGGGGGCGTCGGTCTCAGGTTGGTATTTTTCCCACCCTGAGTCACGTTACTTTGCGGTGGCGAAGATCCAAAACGATCAGCGAGACAGCTATGCAGAACGCAAAGGATGGAGCAGCGAAGAAGCGGAAAAATGGCTCGGGCCGAACTTAAACGGCTAA
- the lysC gene encoding lysine-sensitive aspartokinase 3 produces the protein MQQSATVIEQNPQTRLIVISACAGVTNHLVALAKGISDPDVRQAKLDAIHAIHQAILQQLPDCQNTQAAVEHWHLAIAEYAEKAAITPDIALTDALVACGELISTHIFTHLLNSRGITALRKDARELLRTDSQFGCAQPDPQHTRTQCHDQLLPHLSTHRVVTQGFIGADAHGQTTTLGRGGSDYSAALFAEAVDAESLAIWTDVPGIYTTDPRIADQARPISEISFSEASEMATFGAKILHPSTLLPAVRQHIPVFVGAASAPEQGGTWIREHAHSAPLFRAVALRRNQTMVTLTSLNMFHAYGFLAKVFEILARFEISVDLITTSEVSVSLTLDQTNTQGDAPQLPEAAIAELTQLCHVEICENLAVVALIGNEMNHTAGATAPVFSALTQYKLRMICYGASNHNICVVVEDDDATQVVQQLHADLFE, from the coding sequence ATGCAGCAAAGCGCCACGGTTATCGAACAAAACCCGCAAACCCGTTTAATCGTGATCAGTGCGTGCGCCGGTGTGACCAACCACTTGGTCGCGCTGGCAAAAGGGATTAGCGACCCTGACGTGCGCCAAGCCAAGTTGGACGCCATTCATGCCATTCACCAAGCCATATTGCAGCAACTTCCTGATTGCCAAAACACGCAAGCAGCCGTCGAACACTGGCATCTCGCCATTGCCGAGTATGCCGAAAAAGCGGCCATCACCCCTGACATAGCGTTAACGGATGCGTTAGTTGCCTGCGGCGAGCTGATCTCGACCCATATTTTCACCCATTTGCTCAACAGCCGAGGTATAACCGCTTTGAGAAAAGATGCGCGTGAATTGCTGCGCACCGACAGCCAGTTTGGCTGTGCCCAGCCTGACCCACAGCACACGCGCACACAGTGCCACGACCAATTGCTCCCGCATTTGTCCACACATCGAGTGGTCACCCAAGGGTTTATCGGCGCCGATGCCCACGGACAAACCACCACCTTAGGTCGTGGTGGTAGTGACTACAGTGCCGCACTGTTCGCCGAAGCCGTGGACGCAGAGAGTTTGGCCATTTGGACCGATGTGCCCGGGATTTATACCACTGACCCGCGAATTGCCGACCAAGCACGCCCAATCAGTGAAATTAGTTTTAGCGAAGCCTCAGAAATGGCGACGTTTGGTGCCAAAATCCTCCACCCATCCACCTTATTACCCGCGGTACGACAACATATACCGGTGTTTGTCGGGGCCGCGAGCGCGCCTGAGCAAGGTGGCACCTGGATCCGTGAGCACGCACATTCGGCACCGCTGTTTCGTGCCGTCGCCTTACGAAGGAATCAAACCATGGTGACGCTGACCAGCTTGAATATGTTCCATGCTTATGGTTTTTTGGCCAAAGTGTTTGAGATTTTGGCACGATTTGAAATCTCGGTAGATTTAATCACCACCTCAGAAGTCAGTGTTTCTCTGACTTTAGATCAGACCAACACCCAAGGGGATGCGCCGCAGCTGCCGGAAGCAGCTATCGCCGAGCTGACCCAGTTATGTCATGTCGAGATCTGCGAGAACCTGGCGGTAGTGGCACTGATTGGCAACGAGATGAATCATACCGCTGGCGCAACCGCGCCTGTGTTCAGTGCCTTAACGCAATATAAACTGCGCATGATTTGCTACGGTGCCAGTAATCACAATATCTGTGTGGTGGTTGAAGATGACGATGCCACCCAGGTAGTGCAGCAGTTACACGCGGACTTATTTGAATAA